In a genomic window of Thermosynechococcus sp. CL-1:
- a CDS encoding tetratricopeptide repeat protein, translated as MRQQLFSALTVLAAFVSLSSAAVAQPMAIATLTPPELQELQRLVPRSAEDYYNVGLMHQGTGDLAAAIHAFSQAIRLNPSADYYFARGLAYYDQGDMQRAIADFSTALRNDPQFIAAYYNRGMAYLALQNYTAAIADFDAALARDPQFVAAYYSRGMAHFDSGNVELAQRDYERARALNPAMTAQYYDRAPRPLTGGP; from the coding sequence ATGCGCCAACAACTCTTCAGTGCTTTGACAGTTTTAGCTGCTTTTGTTAGTCTCAGCAGTGCTGCTGTGGCACAGCCGATGGCGATCGCTACCCTCACCCCCCCTGAACTTCAGGAACTGCAACGCCTTGTGCCCCGCAGTGCCGAGGACTACTACAACGTGGGATTAATGCACCAAGGTACGGGTGATCTGGCCGCTGCCATTCATGCCTTTAGCCAAGCAATCAGACTCAACCCCAGTGCTGACTACTACTTTGCTCGCGGCCTAGCCTACTATGACCAAGGGGATATGCAGCGGGCGATCGCGGACTTTAGCACTGCGCTGCGCAACGATCCACAGTTTATTGCCGCCTACTACAACCGGGGCATGGCCTATCTTGCCCTGCAAAACTACACAGCGGCGATTGCAGACTTTGATGCTGCCCTAGCGCGGGATCCTCAATTTGTTGCTGCCTACTATAGTCGGGGCATGGCTCACTTCGATAGTGGCAATGTGGAATTGGCGCAACGGGACTATGAGCGTGCTCGCGCTCTCAACCCAGCGATGACAGCCCAGTACTACGATCGCGCCCCCCGTCCCCTCACTGGCGGTCCCTAG
- a CDS encoding murein transglycosylase A, whose product MAGLFAGWVQGVVILATSAIATAPTVAPLARQSQLPPTVALDTALWQSPRERARLLQAIDHSLRYLRTDKARRDYAAYTAPGQPGAALGPNLHQRVIRSLERFRHLVQTRRSAAELQASVKREFVFYQSIGTDGQGRVDFTGYYAPTYRASLVPTAEYRYPLFRRPPNFEQWREPHPTRLELEGADGQQWRNGPLRGLELVYLRDRLEAFLVHVQGSAELQLPDGRRFTVGYAGKTNHPYTSIGQELIRDGKILREELTLPRLMAYFEANPAELDRYLPRNASFVFFEHTQGRPPTGSLSTPVIPERSIATDKSLMPPGALALINTKIPLKAQGQWQQTPVSRFVLDQDTGSAIRGPGRVDIFMGTGEVAKARAGLINTPGQLYYLLLRE is encoded by the coding sequence ATGGCGGGTTTATTCGCAGGATGGGTTCAGGGGGTCGTGATCCTCGCAACGAGCGCGATCGCCACAGCACCAACGGTTGCTCCCTTAGCGCGCCAAAGCCAACTGCCCCCAACGGTTGCCCTAGATACGGCCCTCTGGCAATCCCCTAGGGAACGAGCACGACTGCTGCAAGCGATTGATCATAGTTTGCGTTACCTGCGCACCGATAAAGCGCGCCGCGACTACGCTGCCTACACTGCTCCCGGTCAACCCGGCGCCGCCCTTGGCCCCAATCTCCATCAGCGAGTGATCCGCTCCCTCGAACGCTTTCGCCATCTGGTACAAACCCGTCGCTCTGCGGCAGAACTGCAAGCATCTGTCAAGCGAGAATTTGTCTTTTATCAATCCATTGGCACCGATGGCCAAGGGCGAGTGGATTTCACGGGCTATTATGCACCGACGTATCGTGCCAGCTTAGTGCCCACCGCAGAATACCGCTATCCCCTATTTCGTCGCCCCCCCAATTTTGAGCAGTGGCGAGAGCCGCACCCAACCCGCTTGGAACTGGAAGGGGCGGATGGTCAGCAGTGGCGCAATGGGCCTTTGCGGGGTCTGGAACTGGTCTATTTGCGCGATCGCCTAGAGGCCTTTCTGGTTCACGTCCAAGGGTCGGCTGAGCTGCAACTGCCCGATGGTCGCCGCTTTACGGTGGGCTATGCCGGTAAGACCAATCACCCCTACACGAGTATTGGCCAAGAACTCATTCGCGATGGCAAAATTCTCCGTGAGGAACTGACGCTACCGCGCCTGATGGCTTACTTTGAGGCCAACCCCGCTGAGTTAGATCGCTACTTGCCCCGCAATGCCAGCTTTGTCTTTTTTGAACACACCCAAGGGCGTCCCCCCACGGGCAGTCTTTCAACCCCGGTGATTCCAGAGCGTTCGATCGCCACCGATAAGTCCCTGATGCCTCCGGGTGCCTTGGCGCTGATCAACACGAAAATTCCCCTCAAAGCCCAAGGCCAATGGCAGCAAACCCCCGTCAGCCGTTTTGTTTTGGATCAGGATACGGGGAGTGCCATTCGCGGGCCGGGTCGTGTCGATATTTTCATGGGCACGGGGGAGGTGGCCAAAGCGCGGGCGGGTCTGATCAATACACCGGGGCAGTTGTACTATTTGCTCCTGCGGGAATAG
- a CDS encoding zinc-binding dehydrogenase translates to MKAAVLYGKEDVRIESVADPIPGPGEVVIRVQAATTCGTDLKVWRRGGHARMLTPPILFGHEAAGEIVALGAGVTGWRVGDRVVANNSAPCGQCFYCQRQAFSLCPHLEFNNGTFAEYLKIPASIVRQNLLPIPESLSFALAALTEPLACVLHGVARSGFDPAMVATWPSPPQIVVLGDGAIGLMFVGVLAQEGARVFAFGGSDQRLAIARTFGAEQTINHHQCSDIPAVVKDWTQGRGADIVIEATGVPEVWETAIACGRPGATINLFGGCPRETSIRVDTERLHYEELTLKGVFHNTPTFVRQALKWIASGTLPFEKLISGQAPLTEIENVLQAMKARQVIKVALHP, encoded by the coding sequence ATGAAAGCAGCAGTGCTCTACGGCAAAGAAGATGTCCGCATTGAAAGCGTCGCCGATCCGATACCGGGGCCGGGGGAAGTGGTGATTCGTGTTCAGGCCGCCACTACCTGTGGTACCGATTTGAAGGTATGGCGGCGCGGCGGTCATGCACGGATGCTAACCCCACCGATTCTCTTTGGCCATGAAGCGGCCGGGGAAATTGTTGCCCTTGGGGCGGGTGTGACGGGATGGCGGGTGGGCGATCGCGTGGTAGCGAATAATTCTGCCCCCTGTGGCCAGTGTTTTTACTGCCAACGCCAAGCCTTTTCCCTGTGCCCCCATCTGGAGTTTAACAATGGCACGTTTGCCGAGTACCTAAAAATTCCCGCCAGCATTGTCCGCCAGAATCTGCTGCCTATTCCGGAGTCCCTCTCCTTTGCCTTGGCAGCGCTGACCGAACCCCTCGCCTGTGTCCTCCACGGTGTGGCTCGCTCTGGCTTTGACCCCGCAATGGTTGCGACTTGGCCGAGTCCACCGCAAATTGTGGTGCTGGGGGATGGTGCCATTGGCCTGATGTTTGTCGGTGTGCTGGCACAAGAGGGGGCACGGGTCTTCGCCTTTGGCGGTTCCGATCAGCGGCTGGCGATCGCCCGCACATTCGGGGCAGAGCAGACCATCAATCATCACCAGTGCAGCGATATTCCTGCTGTGGTTAAAGACTGGACCCAAGGACGGGGTGCCGATATTGTCATTGAAGCCACTGGGGTTCCTGAAGTCTGGGAAACAGCGATCGCCTGTGGTCGCCCCGGTGCCACCATTAACCTCTTTGGTGGCTGCCCCCGCGAAACTTCGATCCGCGTTGATACCGAACGCCTGCACTACGAAGAACTCACCCTCAAGGGGGTCTTTCACAACACACCCACCTTTGTCCGCCAAGCCCTGAAATGGATTGCCAGTGGTACACTGCCCTTCGAGAAACTGATTAGTGGCCAAGCCCCCCTCACGGAGATTGAAAACGTCCTCCAAGCAATGAAGGCGCGCCAAGTGATTAAAGTAGCGCTGCACCCCTAG
- a CDS encoding MinD/ParA family protein, with product MGSIISVHSFRGGTGKSNTTANLGCTLATLGYRVAIVDTDIQSPGIHVLFGLESEDTEHALNDYLWGRCEITDVARDVSHLITAHGQQAKGAIYLIPSSLKTSEITRVLREGYDVGLLNDGFQQLLQGLNLDFLLIDTHPGLNEETLLSITVSDALVLILRPDRQDFQGTAVTVDVARQLDVPKMVMVVNKVPSAFNKDSLKQQVETTYGVPVAGILPVCEEMFQLGSSDIFCLRYPEHPYSLVVRSVVQHLLD from the coding sequence ATGGGTAGCATTATTTCTGTGCATTCTTTTCGTGGTGGCACAGGCAAGTCAAATACAACGGCAAACCTGGGCTGTACCTTGGCAACCTTGGGCTATCGGGTGGCGATCGTGGACACGGATATTCAATCCCCCGGTATCCATGTGCTCTTTGGCCTTGAGTCGGAAGATACGGAACATGCCCTGAATGACTACCTGTGGGGACGCTGTGAAATTACTGATGTGGCGCGGGATGTCAGCCATCTGATTACGGCTCACGGCCAGCAAGCCAAAGGAGCAATCTATCTCATTCCCTCTAGCCTCAAAACCAGTGAAATTACCCGTGTGCTGCGGGAAGGCTACGATGTTGGCTTGCTCAATGATGGTTTTCAGCAGTTGCTCCAAGGGCTGAATCTCGACTTTTTGCTCATTGATACCCACCCAGGGCTGAACGAGGAAACGCTGCTCTCGATTACAGTCTCCGATGCCTTGGTGCTGATTCTGCGCCCCGATCGCCAAGACTTTCAAGGAACAGCGGTCACGGTTGATGTGGCGCGGCAGCTGGATGTGCCAAAAATGGTGATGGTGGTGAACAAAGTCCCCAGCGCCTTTAATAAGGACTCCCTCAAGCAGCAGGTGGAAACGACCTATGGTGTGCCAGTTGCAGGTATCCTACCTGTTTGTGAAGAAATGTTTCAACTGGGGAGCAGCGATATTTTCTGTTTACGCTACCCTGAGCATCCCTACAGTCTCGTTGTCAGGAGTGTTGTGCAGCATCTGTTGGATTAG
- the tpiA gene encoding triose-phosphate isomerase, producing the protein MHKTQQEAVAFLQEFLGKLVDTPSDREVVLCVPYTCLSVLSKSLHGTRVKLGAQNVHWADQGAFTGEISPPMLVELGVRYVIVGHSERRQYFGETDTTVNQRLKAAQHYGLTPILCVGETKAQRDAGETENHIFQQLALDLVDVDQSNLVIAYEPIWAIGTGDTCEEAEANRVIGLIRSKLQNPDVPIQYGGSVNANNIDAIMAQPEIDGVLVGGASLQPESFGRIVNYKPL; encoded by the coding sequence ATGCACAAAACCCAACAGGAGGCGGTGGCCTTCCTACAGGAGTTCTTAGGGAAATTGGTGGACACCCCCAGCGATCGCGAGGTGGTGCTCTGTGTTCCCTACACCTGTTTAAGTGTATTGTCCAAGAGTCTGCACGGAACGCGGGTGAAGCTGGGTGCCCAAAATGTCCACTGGGCGGATCAAGGGGCGTTTACAGGGGAAATTTCGCCACCGATGCTGGTGGAGTTGGGCGTGCGCTACGTGATTGTTGGCCACAGTGAGCGGCGGCAGTATTTTGGGGAAACGGATACTACGGTCAACCAACGGCTCAAGGCTGCCCAACACTATGGCCTGACCCCCATTCTCTGTGTCGGTGAAACGAAAGCCCAACGGGATGCTGGCGAAACGGAAAACCACATCTTTCAGCAGTTGGCGCTGGACTTGGTGGATGTCGATCAGAGCAATTTGGTGATTGCCTACGAACCCATTTGGGCGATCGGTACGGGCGATACCTGTGAAGAAGCGGAAGCCAACCGTGTCATTGGCCTGATTCGTAGCAAGTTACAAAATCCCGATGTTCCCATTCAGTACGGTGGCTCGGTGAATGCCAACAACATTGATGCGATCATGGCGCAGCCAGAAATTGATGGGGTGCTAGTGGGTGGCGCTAGTTTGCAGCCGGAGAGTTTTGGGCGTATTGTTAATTACAAGCCCCTTTGA